One stretch of Miscanthus floridulus cultivar M001 chromosome 18, ASM1932011v1, whole genome shotgun sequence DNA includes these proteins:
- the LOC136523955 gene encoding uncharacterized protein, with amino-acid sequence MAPPWVILHRTLHPAKDDNISVALRELPRVSVLNVPKSVHPDARHADKFPYLIAAGRLTLLLCFSNMSTDNTGLMMVRQFLPSDKYNNLRRATTTCVAERIPQRTGSMPVKYDLGSVGLAPTPFGGCLIAELQVTRRSERAKLLIFTGGRQWFQHKPLYPMSADERDWAPAGVVAHNGRLWWFDLSWGILSCDPSVVNPVLRFHKLPPNRGLGRFEPFIHCIRCISVSDNEVRYAEIGRYPEHGEDKVFVWTMTWIPASPPKSGPPSKFPPNSEPPTLEWVKSYEMRFSDLWSDITYTTTPLVVNQIPEILFVSPRQPNVVYFFLDRFVFGVDVAEHRVLKVVNDDAHALFHPTARRCVLPWDLPPSIANGNHVTTQYSNERECYCARDCFVLLCCI; translated from the coding sequence ATGGCGCCGCCGTGGGTGATTCTGCACCGCACTCTCCACCCCGCCAAGGACGACAACATCTCCGTCGCGCTTAGGGAGCTGCCGCGAGTCAGCGTTCTCAACGTGCCCAAAAGCGTCCACCCCGACGCCCGCCACGCCGACAAGTTCCCCTACCTCATCGCCGCCGGCCGCTTAACTCTCCTCCTCTGCTTCTCCAACATGAGCACCGACAACACCGGCCTCATGATGGTGCGGCAGTTCCTCCCGTCCGACAAGTACAACAACCTGCGCCGCGCGACGACCACGTGCGTCGCCGAGCGCATCCCCCAGCGCACCGGGTCCATGCCCGTCAAGTACGACCTCGGAAGCGTCGGCCTCGCACCGACGCCCTTCGGCGGCTGCTTGATCGCCGAGCTCCAGGTCACCAGGCGCAGCGAACGCGCCAAGCTCCTCATCTTCACGGGCGGCCGCCAGTGGTTCCAGCACAAGCCGCTCTACCCCATGTCCGCCGACGAACGGGACTGGGCTCCCGCCGGCGTGGTCGCCCACAACGGGAGGCTCTGGTGGTTCGACCTCTCGTGGGGGATCCTCAGCTGCGACCCCAGCGTCGTCAACCCCGTCCTGCGCTTCCACAAGCTCCCGCCGAACCGCGGTCTCGGTCGGTTCGAGCCCTTCATCCACTGCATCCGCTGCATCAGTGTGAGCGACAACGAGGTGCGGTACGCGGAGATCGGTCGTTACCCAGAGCACGGCGAAGACAAGGTGTTCGTGTGGACCATGACGTGGATCCCTGCGTCACCGCCGAAATCCGGTCCACCGTCTAAATTTCCGCCGAACTCCGAACCACCGACCCTTGAATGGGTGAAATCATACGAGATGAGGTTCTCAGACTTGTGGAGCGACATCACCTACACGACGACTCCCCTGGTCGTGAACCAGATCCCTGAAATCTTGTTCGTGAGCCCCCGGCAACCCAATGTGGTCTACTTCTTTCTGGACAGATTCGTCTTTGGCGTCGACGTGGCCGAGCATCGGGTTCTGAAGGTCGTCAACGACGACGCCCACGCGCTGTTTCATCCGACAGCCAGGCGCTGCGTCCTGCCTTGGGACCTGCCACCCTCCATTGCCAACGGTAACCACGTAACTACACAGTACTCCAACGAACGAGAATGCTATTGTGCTAGAGATTGTTTTGTTCTGTTGTGCTGCATCTAG